A window of the Gossypium arboreum isolate Shixiya-1 chromosome 2, ASM2569848v2, whole genome shotgun sequence genome harbors these coding sequences:
- the LOC108467087 gene encoding 4-alpha-glucanotransferase DPE1, chloroplastic/amyloplastic, with the protein MAIPIPLLFSSPSFLSSPKSLPLFFKPKINTSKSFNLHFHANVASSSTLTAMEVGEDLPLDYGDWLPKPDPDQRRRAGILLHPTSFKGDYGIGDFGEEAFRFIDWLHLAGCSVWQVLPLVPPDDEGSPYAGQDANCGNTFLISLEELVKDGLLTKKELPQPIDCDRVNYSMVAKLKDPLITKAAERLLSTDGELKTQLEAFRRDPTISCWLEDAAYFAAVNDSLKAFSWYDWPEPLKNRHLAALEKIYEEKKDFIDLFIAKQFLFQRQWKKIRNYAQTKGVSIMGDMPIYVGYHSADVWANKKHFLLNRHGYPMLVSGVPPDAFSDTGQLWGSPLYDWKAMEKDGFLWWISRIRRAQNLYDEFRIDHFRGFAGFWAVPSEAKVAMVGRWKVGPQKSLFDAISKAVGKINIIAEDLGVITEDVVQLRKYIGAPGMAVLQFGFGSDSSNPHLPHNHEHNQVVYTGTHDNDTIQGWWNNLMEQERSNVFKYLRITEEDEISWALIQAAVSSIAQTTIITMQDVLGLDSSARMNIPATQHGNWSWRIPNSTSFDCLEKEALRLREMLSMYGRK; encoded by the exons ATGGCGATTCCTATCCCTCTCTTGTTCTCTTCTCCCTCTTTCCTTTCCTCTCCCAAATCCTTACCTTTATTCTTCAAACCCAAAATTAACACCTCCAAATCCTTcaatcttcactttcatgctaatgTTGCCTCCTCTTCCACTTTGACTGCTATGGAAGTCGGTGAAGATTTACCGCTTGATTATGGTGATTGGCTTCCCAAACCCGATCCAGACCAGCGCCGAAGAGCTGGCATTTTGCTCCACCCGACCTCGTTTAAGGGAGATTATGGTATTGGTGATTTTGGTGAAGAAGCTTTTCGCTTCATTGACTGGCTTCATTTAGCTGGCTGCTCCGTTTGGCAG GTGCTTCCCCTTGTTCCTCCTGATGATGAGGGATCACCATATGCAGGGCAG GATGCAAATTGCGGTAACACTTTCTTGATTTCACTTGAAGAGCTTGTTAAAGATGGTTTGCTAACAAAGAAAGAGCTTCCACAACCAAT TGATTGTGACCGTGTGAACTATTCTATGGTCGCTAAGCTAAAGGATCCACTTATAACTAAG GCTGCAGAAAGGCTACTTTCGACTGATGGAGAACTTAAAACTCAGCTTGAGGCTTTCCGTAGAGATCCTACCATATCGT gctGGCTTGAAGATGCAGCTTATTTTGCTGCTGTTAATGACAGTTTAAAAGCATTCAGTTGGTATGATTGGCCTGAACCTTTGAAAAATCGCCATCTTGCGGCCTTAGAAAAAATATACGAGGAAAAGAAGGATTTC ATAGACTTGTTCATTGCTAAACAATTCCTGTTCCAAAGGCAGTGGAAGAAAATTCGCAACTATGCACAGACAAAGGGAGTCAGCATAATGGGAGACATGCCTATTTATGTAGGTTATCACAGTGCTGATGTTTGGGCAAATAAGAAACATTTTTTGCTG AATAGGCATGGTTATCCTATGCTAGTCAGTGGTGTTCCTCCTGATGCCTTCAGTGATACTGGTCAGCTCTGGGGGAG TCCTCTATATGATTGGAAAGCCATGGAGAAAGATGGATTTTTATGGTGGATAAGTCGCATTAGACGTGCACAGAATCTATATGATGAATTCAGGATAGATCACTTTAGAGGATTTGCTGGCTTTTGGGCTGTCCCTTCTG AAGCGAAAGTTGCAATGGTTGGACGATGGAAG GTTGGTCCTCAAAAATCTTTGTTCGACGCCATCTCCAAAGCAGTTGGAAAGATAAATATCATAGCTGAAGATCTG GGAGTTATAACTGAGGATGTAGTTCAGCTCAGGAAATATATTGGAGCACCTGGAATGGCCGTTCTCCAGTTTG GTTTTGGTAGTGACTCTAGCAACCCTCATTTACCTCACAATCACGAGCACAATCAAGTTGTGTACACTGGAACACATGACAATGACACG ATCCAAGGTTGGTGGAACAATTTGATGGAACAAGAGAGGTCCAAC GTATTCAAGTATCTTCGTATCACTGAAGAAGATGAGATCTCATGGGCACTGATCCAAGCTGCAGTTTCTTCAATAGCTCAAACTACTATCATAACCATGCAGGATGTTCTTGGGTTGGACAGTTCTGCCAGGATGAACATTCCTGCAACACAG CATGGAAACTGGAGTTGGAGGATACCTAATTCCACGAGTTTTGATTGCTTGGAAAAAGAAGCGTTAAGATTAAGAGAGATGCTTTCCATGTACGGTCGAAAGTAG
- the LOC108467088 gene encoding uncharacterized protein LOC108467088 isoform X1, with translation MLNVNSMASLSNSKLPFQYFHYYNKHSSKCFKVLTPRKSELQLQIIRASSSAAAPDVDLNTLESAISKKDSEAVKEALNELSEVGWAKKWSSQPYMSRRMTSLRELTSLGIKNAENLAIPSVRNDAAFLFTVVGTTGFLGVLAGQLPGDWGFFTPYLIGSISLVVLAVGSISPGLLQAAIGGFSSFFPDYQERIVRHEAAHFLIGYLLGLPILGYSLDIGKEHVNLIDEKLEKLIYSGQLDAKELDRLAVVAMAGLAAEGLKYDKVVGQSADLFTLQRFINRSQPKLGNDQQQNLTRWAVLFAGSLLKNNKVIHEALISAMSKKATVLECIQAIENAA, from the exons ATGTTGAATGTGAATAGCATGGCTTCTCTATCAAACTCAAAGCTTCCATTTCAATATTTCCATTATTATAATAAGCATTCCAGCAAGTGTTTTAAGGTATTAACACCCAGGAAATCAGAGCTGCAACTGCAAATTATAAGGGCTTCTTCTTCAGCTGCTGCTCCTGATGTTGATCTCAACACCCTTGAATCTGCCATTTCCAAG AAAGACAGTGAAGCTGTGAAAGAAGCACTTAATGAGCTGAGTGAAGTTGGATGGGCAAAGAAATGGAGTTCACAGCCGTATATGTCACGTCGTATG ACATCTCTTAGGGAGCTGACCAGCCTTGGTATTAAAAATGCAGAAAACCTTGCAATTCCAAGTGTTCGAAATGAT GCAGCATTTCTTTTCACAGTTGTTGGGACAACAGGGTTTTTGGGAGTTCTTGCTGGCCAGCTTCCTGGG GATTGGGGTTTCTTTACACCATATTTAATTGGGAGCATTTCTTTGGTCGTTTTGGCAGTAGGGAGCATTTCACCAGG ACTTCTTCAGGCTGCCATTGGAGGCTTTTCATCATTTTTCCCTGATTACCAAGAAAGGATTGTTAGACATGAAGCAGctcattttttaa TTGGTTATCTGTTGGGCCTTCCTATCCTGGGGTATTCACTGGATATTGGTAAAGAACATGTCAATCTCATTGATGAAAAGCTGGAAAAGCTTATATATAGTGGACAGCTTGATGCTAAAGAGCTTGACAG GTTGGCAGTGGTTGCCATGGCTGGACTTGCAGCAGAGGGTTTGAAATATGACAAAGTGGTGGGTCAATCAGCTGATCTTTTCACACTTCAG AGATTCATAAACAGGAGCCAACCAAAACTGGGCAATGATCAGCAGCAAAATCTAACTAGATGGGCA GTTCTGTTTGCTGGATCCCTGTTGAAAAACAACAAGGTGATTCATGAAGCCTTGATATCAGCAATGTCAAAGAAGGCAACTGTATTGGAATGCATCCAAGCAATTGAGAACGCTGCATAG
- the LOC108467088 gene encoding uncharacterized protein LOC108467088 isoform X2, translating to MLNVNSMASLSNSKLPFQYFHYYNKHSSKCFKVLTPRKSELQLQIIRASSSAAAPDVDLNTLESAISKKDSEAVKEALNELSEVGWAKKWSSQPYMSRRMTSLRELTSLGIKNAENLAIPSVRNDAAFLFTVVGTTGFLGVLAGQLPGDWGFFTPYLIGSISLVVLAVGSISPGLLQAAIGGFSSFFPDYQERIVRHEAAHFLIGYLLGLPILGYSLDIGKEHVNLIDEKLEKLIYSGQLDAKELDRLAVVAMAGLAAEGLKYDKVRFINRSQPKLGNDQQQNLTRWAVLFAGSLLKNNKVIHEALISAMSKKATVLECIQAIENAA from the exons ATGTTGAATGTGAATAGCATGGCTTCTCTATCAAACTCAAAGCTTCCATTTCAATATTTCCATTATTATAATAAGCATTCCAGCAAGTGTTTTAAGGTATTAACACCCAGGAAATCAGAGCTGCAACTGCAAATTATAAGGGCTTCTTCTTCAGCTGCTGCTCCTGATGTTGATCTCAACACCCTTGAATCTGCCATTTCCAAG AAAGACAGTGAAGCTGTGAAAGAAGCACTTAATGAGCTGAGTGAAGTTGGATGGGCAAAGAAATGGAGTTCACAGCCGTATATGTCACGTCGTATG ACATCTCTTAGGGAGCTGACCAGCCTTGGTATTAAAAATGCAGAAAACCTTGCAATTCCAAGTGTTCGAAATGAT GCAGCATTTCTTTTCACAGTTGTTGGGACAACAGGGTTTTTGGGAGTTCTTGCTGGCCAGCTTCCTGGG GATTGGGGTTTCTTTACACCATATTTAATTGGGAGCATTTCTTTGGTCGTTTTGGCAGTAGGGAGCATTTCACCAGG ACTTCTTCAGGCTGCCATTGGAGGCTTTTCATCATTTTTCCCTGATTACCAAGAAAGGATTGTTAGACATGAAGCAGctcattttttaa TTGGTTATCTGTTGGGCCTTCCTATCCTGGGGTATTCACTGGATATTGGTAAAGAACATGTCAATCTCATTGATGAAAAGCTGGAAAAGCTTATATATAGTGGACAGCTTGATGCTAAAGAGCTTGACAG GTTGGCAGTGGTTGCCATGGCTGGACTTGCAGCAGAGGGTTTGAAATATGACAAAGTG AGATTCATAAACAGGAGCCAACCAAAACTGGGCAATGATCAGCAGCAAAATCTAACTAGATGGGCA GTTCTGTTTGCTGGATCCCTGTTGAAAAACAACAAGGTGATTCATGAAGCCTTGATATCAGCAATGTCAAAGAAGGCAACTGTATTGGAATGCATCCAAGCAATTGAGAACGCTGCATAG
- the LOC108467088 gene encoding uncharacterized protein LOC108467088 isoform X3: MGKEMEFTAVYVTSYGQSLISSLKLWEKVITQMLPCILICIRVHTSLRELTSLGIKNAENLAIPSVRNDAAFLFTVVGTTGFLGVLAGQLPGDWGFFTPYLIGSISLVVLAVGSISPGLLQAAIGGFSSFFPDYQERIVRHEAAHFLIGYLLGLPILGYSLDIGKEHVNLIDEKLEKLIYSGQLDAKELDRLAVVAMAGLAAEGLKYDKVVGQSADLFTLQRFINRSQPKLGNDQQQNLTRWAVLFAGSLLKNNKVIHEALISAMSKKATVLECIQAIENAA; encoded by the exons ATGGGCAAAGAAATGGAGTTCACAGCCGTATATGTCACGTCGTATGGTCAGTCTCTGATATCAAGTCTGAAGTTATGGGAAAAAGTGATCACTCAAATGTTACCCTGCATACTCATATGCATACGTGTACAT ACATCTCTTAGGGAGCTGACCAGCCTTGGTATTAAAAATGCAGAAAACCTTGCAATTCCAAGTGTTCGAAATGAT GCAGCATTTCTTTTCACAGTTGTTGGGACAACAGGGTTTTTGGGAGTTCTTGCTGGCCAGCTTCCTGGG GATTGGGGTTTCTTTACACCATATTTAATTGGGAGCATTTCTTTGGTCGTTTTGGCAGTAGGGAGCATTTCACCAGG ACTTCTTCAGGCTGCCATTGGAGGCTTTTCATCATTTTTCCCTGATTACCAAGAAAGGATTGTTAGACATGAAGCAGctcattttttaa TTGGTTATCTGTTGGGCCTTCCTATCCTGGGGTATTCACTGGATATTGGTAAAGAACATGTCAATCTCATTGATGAAAAGCTGGAAAAGCTTATATATAGTGGACAGCTTGATGCTAAAGAGCTTGACAG GTTGGCAGTGGTTGCCATGGCTGGACTTGCAGCAGAGGGTTTGAAATATGACAAAGTGGTGGGTCAATCAGCTGATCTTTTCACACTTCAG AGATTCATAAACAGGAGCCAACCAAAACTGGGCAATGATCAGCAGCAAAATCTAACTAGATGGGCA GTTCTGTTTGCTGGATCCCTGTTGAAAAACAACAAGGTGATTCATGAAGCCTTGATATCAGCAATGTCAAAGAAGGCAACTGTATTGGAATGCATCCAAGCAATTGAGAACGCTGCATAG